A section of the Phaseolus vulgaris cultivar G19833 chromosome 8, P. vulgaris v2.0, whole genome shotgun sequence genome encodes:
- the LOC137826637 gene encoding histone-lysine N-methyltransferase ATXR6, with the protein MASSLPRRRTHAPKSSSALIDDVFCQECGSGHSPAKLLLCDKCDRGYHLFCLRPVLPSVPKGSWFCRTCSNHKPESFPLVQTKIIDFFRIQRSPEASLNQDARKKRKRGGSLVVSKRKRKLLPFVPSEDPKRRLEQMASLATALTATSTEFSNKLTYMPGMAPRSANCPGLERGGMQVLSKEDTDTLNLCKSMMERGEWPPLMVVFDPLEGFTVEADRSIKDLTIITEYVGDVDFLKNRENDDGDSIMTLLSASDPSKTLVICPDKRSNIARFINGINNHTPEGKKKQNLKCVRFDVGGECRVLLVSNRDITKGERLYYDYNGDEHEYPTEHFV; encoded by the exons ATGGCTTCTTCACTCCCTCGGAGAAGAACCCACGCTCCCAAATCTTCCTCCGCCCTAATTGACGACGTTTTCTGCCAGGAATGCGGCTCCGGCCACTCTCCGGCGAAGTTGCTTCTCTGCGACAAATGCGATCGAGGTTACCACCTCTTCTGCCTCCGCCCCGTCCTCCCTTCCGTCCCCAAAGGCTCCTGGTTCTGCCGCACCTGCTCCAACCACAAGCCTGAGT CTTTCCCCCTCGTGCAGACCAAAATAATTGATTTCTTTCGAATTCAACGCTCCCCCGAGGCGTCGTTGAATCAAG ATGCGCGGAAGAAGCGAAAGCGGGGTGGGAGCTTGGTGGTGTCGAAGAGGAAACGGAAACTGTTGCCGTTTGTGCCGAGTGAGGACCCAAAGAGGAGGTTGGAGCAGATGGCGTCGCTGGCGACGGCGTTGACTGCAACTAGTACTGAGTTCAGCAATAAGCTCACTTACATGCCTGGAATGGCACCGAGGTCTGCTAATTGCCCTGGTCTTGAGCGTGGTGGAATGCAG GTCTTGTCAAAAGAAGACACCGACACCTTAAACTTGTGCAAAAGTATGATGGAAAGAGGAGAATGGCCACCTCTCATGGTTGTTTTCGACCCTCTAGAAGG CTTCACTGTTGAAGCAGATAGATCCATCAAGGATTTAACCATAATTACAGAATATGTTGGAGATGTAGATTTTTTAAAGAATAGAGAAAATGATGATGGAGATAGCATAATGACACTTCTTTCAGCTTCTGATCCTTCAAAGACACTTGTGATCTGTCCAGACAAACGAAGCAATATAGCACGTTTCATTAATGGCATCAATAACCATACACC TGaaggaaaaaagaaacaaaacttAAAATGCGTGAGATTTGACGTTGGAGGTGAATGTCGAGTTCTTTTAGTTTCCAATAGAGATATTACAAAGGGAGAAAGGTTATATTATGACTACAATGGAGATGAACATGAGTATCCAACTGAACATTTTGTCTGA
- the LOC137827242 gene encoding NAD(P)H-dependent 6'-deoxychalcone synthase-like, with translation MTASKVPSLTLHSSSAQRKMPVVGLGTAPEATSAVTTKDAVLEAIKQGYRHFDAASAYGVEQSVGEAIAEALQLGLIASRDELFVTSKLWVTDNHAQTIVPALQKSLRTLQLEYLDLFLIHWPIATKPGKVVYPIEVSEIVEFDMKGVWESFEECQRLGLTKAIGVSNFSIKKLQKLLSFATIPPAVNQVEVNLGWQQQELREFCKENGITVTAFSPLRKGAVRGSNLVMDNDVIKELADAHGKTVAQICLRWLYEQGLTFVVKSYDKERMKQNLGIFDWSLSEEDYKKISEIHQDRLIKGPTKPLLDDLWE, from the exons ATGACTGCTTCCAAAGTTCCTTCACTCACTCTCCACTCTTCCTCCGCCCAGCGGAAGATGCCGGTGGTGGGCCTCGGCACCGCGCCGGAAGCCACCAGCGCAGTCACCACAAAGGATGCTGTCCTCGAAGCCATCAAGCAGGGCTACCGGCACTTTGATGCTGCTTCTGCCTATGGCGTCGAACAGTCTGTGGGAGAAGCCATAGCAGAAGCACTTCAACTTGGACTTATTGCATCCAGGGATGAACTCTTCGTCACTTCCAAACTGTGGGTCACTGATAACCATGCACAAACCATTGTCCCAGCTCTCCAGAAATCTCTCAG GACACTTCAGCTAGAGTACTTGGATCTCTTCCTCATCCACTGGCCCATTGCCACCAAGCCTGGGAAAGTTGTGTACCCCATTGAAGTATCAGAGATAGTGGAGTTTGACATGAAGGGTGTGTGGGAATCCTTTGAGGAATGCCAAAGACTTGGCCTCACCAAAGCCATTGGAGTCAGCAACTTCTCCATCAAGAAGCTTCAAAAATTGCTCTCTTTTGCTACCATCCCTCCAGCAGTGAATCAA GTTGAAGTTAACCTTGGGTGGCAACAACAAGAACTAAGAGAATTCTGCAAGGAAAATGGTATCACTGTTACAGCTTTCTCACCCCTGAGAAAGGGTGCTGTGAGGGGTTCTAATCTTGTGATGGACAATGATGTAATCAAGGAATTGGCTGATGCACATGGCAAAACTGTAGCTCAG ATTTGTCTTCGATGGCTGTATGAACAAGGACTAACCTTTGTGGTGAAGAGCTATGACAAAGAGAGGATGAAGCAAAACTTGGGGATTTTCGATTGGTCACTGAGTGAGGAAGACTACAAGAAGATATCTGAAATCCATCAAGATAGGCTCATCAAGGGACCAACCAAGCCTCTTCTTGATGATCTATGGGAATGA
- the LOC137826420 gene encoding uncharacterized protein: protein MGESSNSSASYIHMVHHLIEKCLIFHMSKEECMEALSKHANIKPVITSTVWKELEKENKEFFEEYAKAKSKEDRMSEEETSQMIQKMISDSTKGGSSH from the exons ATGGGAGAGTCTTCTAATTCCTCTGCTTCTTACATTCACATG GTGCACCACCTGATTGAGAAGTGTTTGATCTTTCACATGTCAAAGGAAGAATGCATGGAGGCTCTCTCCAAGCATGCAAATATCAAGCCTGTCATAACATCCACTG TGTGGAAGGAGCTGGAGAAAGAGAACAAGGAGTTTTTTGAGGAGTATGCCAAAGCTAAGAGTAAAGAGGACCGAATGTCGGAGGAAGAGACAAGCCAAATGATACAGAAGATGATCTCAGATTCCACTAAAGGTGGTAGCAGCCATTGA
- the LOC137825600 gene encoding uncharacterized protein, translated as MESKEAPSVILNLMGLDKVHALHPVRDKQKVLSENYQQKVASIGVRRKRSSHQQQSFGMNTNEKDRSEDVLEVVKALRRSKHHNPSKGNGKENPSSSKNSHLAESKKAYPEKQDRKKISYHMSFGKPSSRSFSKISEEISIQSGNVAKRVLDTASSSFFRGNIVFAEDMPKPASNNSVDGIQFISPIFCSDGSYKGSQVRRKTLEQRDVTEKVHELGPCGQDSAHNQLPMISEKGNGARNCNHQSGYSNDRIKLRCKAGDNYSFARRVPRPLRSVSVLADNSGTVNHDILFQRYWGLRKKASANWSSWNSKGQNNDQKECLEDVNLSSGGEKLPSFSSYFNSDHTEENSVSHKSEKRCYEKDLSDKITMHPQLTSSSSSTFIDRQILQERCVMSDEVKNTKYEDSDLFKQNVVSPDSSVELLVSDTTAEVVDKTHSPTKHQSKSTAFILSQEIDCLNRTSYASKQQDRSDYVQEDSDRSLFSEVDPDPIGSSEESYEHSPISVLDPLFGKDIEFDYNGDHAYDSSEVDDEECGLNVSSDEDCENEHMHNSQEKKDIAGLFRAEESRDFSYVVEVLTEGGIFNRSLFRDSSTWHSSQCPISPSVFEILEKKFGEQQLWRRSERKLLFDRVNLGLLQILQPYLYIPMWEKSTSRRLNAEPSQNMIEDEMWGLLVAQENKASNELADDTLQGKIRWIELAQDVEDIVTEIVDLLTEELAMEIVTSDNFEKIVVV; from the exons TGCTCTCTGAGAATTACCAGCAGAAAGTTGCTTCCATTGGTGTCAGAAGGAAGCGTTCATCTCATCAGCAGCAGTCCTTTGGAATGAATACTAATGAAAAGGACAGATCTGAGGATGTTTTAGAAGTGGTCAAAGCACTCAGGCGAAGTAAGCATCATAACCCATCAAAAGGAAATGGGAAAGAGAATCCTAGTTCTAGCAAAAATTCTCATTTGGCTGAAAGCAAGAAAGCATATCCTGAAAAGCAAGATAGAAAGAAAATATCCTATCACATGAGTTTTGGTAAGCCAAGTTCAAGATCTTTCAGTAAAATTTCCGAGGAGATTTCTATTCAATCTGGGAATGTTGCAAAAAGAGTTTTAGATACTGCTTCAAGTTCTTTTTTCAGAGGGAATATAGTATTTGCCGAGGATATGCCGAAGCCTGCTTCAAATAATTCAGTTGATGGGATCCAATTCATTTCCCCAATCTTCTGTTCAGATGGTTCTTATAAAGGCTCTCAAGTCAGGAGGAAAACTTTGGAACAGAGGGATGTGACAGAAAAGGTTCATGAACTTGGACCATGTGGTCAAGACTCTGCGCATAACCAATTGCCtatgatttctgaaaaaggaaATGGAGCAAGAAATTGTAATCATCAAAGTGGATATAGTAATGACAGAATTAAGTTGAGATGTAAGGCTGGTGATAATTATAGTTTTGCTAGAAGAGTGCCAAGACCCCTTCGTTCAGTTTCAGTTCTTGCTGATAATAGTGGAACTGTGAATCACGATATCTTGTTTCAAAGATATTGGGGATTGAGAAAAAAGGCATCTGCAAATTGGTCATCATGGAACAGTAAGGGTCAAAATAATGACCAGAAAGAATGTTTGGAAGATGTGAACCTCAGTTCTGGCGGTGAGAAACTCCCTTCTTTTTCCTCATATTTCAATAGTGATCATACTGAAGAGAATAGTGTCAGTCACAAGTCAGAGAAGAGATGTTATGAGAAGGATTTATCTGATAAGATAACTATGCATCCTCAATTGACAAGTAGTTCTTCTTCAACCTTTATAGACAGACAGATCTTGCAAGAGAGATGTGTAATGAGTGATGAAGTGAAGAACACAAAGTATGAAGACAGTGATTTGTTTAAGCAAAATGTTGTGTCTCCTGATTCATCAGTTGAGCTCTTGGTATCTGATACAACAGCTGAGGTTGTTGACAAGACACATAGTCCAACCAAACATCAATCTAAATCAACAGCCTTCATTTTATCACAAGAAATTGATTGTTTGAATCGTACTTCATATGCTTCAAAGCAACAG GATAGATCAGATTATGTTCAAGAAGATTCTGATCGTTCACTCTTCTCGGAGGTTGATCCAGATCCTATTGGTAGCTCTGAGGAGTCATATGAACATAGTCCAATCTCTGTTTTGGATCCCTTGTTTGGGAAAGACATTGAATTTGACTATAATGGCGATCATGCATATG ATTCCTCTGAAGTGGATGATGAAGAATGTGGTTTGAATGTTTCAAGTGATGAAGATTGTGAGAATGAACATATGCATAACTCTCAAGAAAAGAAAGATATAGCAGGATTGTTCAGAGCTGAAGAAAGTAGGGATTTCTCATATGTTGTTGAGGTTTTAACAGAGGGAGGTATATTTAATAGGAGCTTGTTTAGAGACTCTTCTACATGGCACTCTTCACAATGTCCTATTAGCCCTTCCGTCTTTGAAATCCTGGAAAAGAAATTTGGCGAGCAGCAGCTATGGAGGAGATCTGAAAGGAAATTGCTCTTTGATCGCGTAAACTTAGGGTTGCTACAGATTCTTCAGCCATATTTGTATATTCCAATGTGGGAAAAATCAACATCAAGAAGATTGAATGCTGAACCAAGCCAAAACATGATTGAAGATGAGATGTGGGGGTTGCTTGTTGCACAAGAAAATAAAGCTAGTAATGAGTTAGCAGATGATACACTCCAAGGGAAAATTAGATGGATAGAACTAGCCCAAGATGTTGAAGATATTGTTACAGAGATAGTTGATTTGTTAACAGAGGAGCTTGCAATGGAGATAGTTACCTCTGACAATTTTGAAAAGATTGTAGTTGTGTGA